CCAGTTGACGACCGGTTAACATAAGAGGCCGTATCTCGAACACCGGAGCATCTCCGATCTGGCCGGCAACCGACCCTACCATGAGAATGTCACTCAGCTCGGGCATAATGAATACCCTGGCCCCAGCGCGCACAGCCGTCTCCAACAACACAAGCCTCGTTCTCCCCACAATAGACGGCCCAGCCACCACCATATCAGACCCAACCAGGGCAACATCCCCTTCTGCAAGGAGTTGGCCCGGCTCTATGACACGGACGATTTCATACCAGCCCGAAGGCTCATATAGTAGCTTCTCAACAACCGCTACGGCTTCGTCCCTAGTCGCAACCACCGTGACCCGCGACGCCCGGGCATGCTTGGTTTTCTGCAGTCCCCACCGCCACCCGATCACCGCGATAAAATGAATCAAGAATCCTACAACCAAGACCGACCTAGGGGACGAGAAACCCCTAAACCAGAACGCAGCCGCAAGTGCCACGAGAAACAACGCACTCTCTGCGAATAGCGCTGACCGCACAATGGATCGAGCAGGCTTCCTAAGATATAGACCGAACCCGAAAAAAACAAATGGTAAAGCCATGAACGTTATAGGTGCGACGACTAACAGGGACTGCAGGTTCGTCTCAGGTGGAGGCCACCCAACTCGCCAGACCATAGCTCCTGCGAGAGCTGCGACAAGCAGCATGATGTCTACAAGGGCACCCCAGAGCCATGAACCACCTTGTCCAGGCACAGCCGTCACTCCCGTTCAACAAAGAAGAAACTTGCCTAAGAGCCACTGACTGTGAACCACCCAGTTGTCCAGCCACTTCCTGCCATCAACGTAATATCCGTCGTAGCCAAAAACCGCCCTTGCTAACATAGAAAAACCACGATCAGGAACTTGCACGCCACACCCGAAATCAGTCTTGGGATCACTCTCGCAGGTGAAGTTCCTGGTCGTCTAAGTTCCTTTTCCTACTACAGTGCATGAGTAACCCCAGCCCGGCCCCAGGTCGCGCTGCGGCTGGGCTGGGTACAGATAACTGAAACGCACTAGTAGACTACAGCGACGAGAACCCGGTGACCCAAACCTGCAACGATTACTGAAACCGAGCGCATGGCCCAGTGCTCCTTGGTCACACATCCTGTACTCAGTGGAAGACCGAGTTTACAGCACTCAGTAGACGGGCGGGTCTCGCGGAACCTAGTTTTCGCAGCTACGTTGAGGCTCGTCTGTATGGACAGTTCCAAGAGGTGTGCATCGATCAACACTAGATAGGACACCCCTCCAAATCGACTCCCAGCCCCGGTTCCGGAGAACGGTGTGGCATCCCCACCACCAGGTACGGCTCATGGTTCAACGTTTCCACCTGACTTCGGTGCACAGCACAGAGCAGACCAAAGGAGACGTCGACCTCCATGCTGGCCACATACGAATGACAGGTCCTCCGCGAACGATGCGGCCGTGAGTGCCTAGCGCCCCCGAAGGAGAGCATCGCGTGAGATATTGTAACGGTCGTCAACAGTATGGTGGCGACCACCACAACCTGGACGCCCTGCCTTCCTTACTACACACAACCGCCCGCGCTTCCGCTAGGGTAGCGAGCCCATCGTCGAATCCGGGTGGCACGTGGGCGTGCAAGTCGATCATCTGGGGCCCTCTCGACGCATCCTCGATAGTGGCACCTTATACTATTTTCGGTCTTGGCTAGCATTGTCCTTCTGCTATCGCATTGTTGTTGCCCGCGCTATTTGGCAGTGACTTGACTGGCGACAGTGTCGTTCGTCAACTGACGCGTTGGTTTGTCGCCAGGGTCGGGGGCGGCCGGCCAGCCGGCCGCCCCTGCTGAGCTTAGAACAGTGTAGCTTGTACAGTTCCGGATGCGACCCGTTTGCTTGGGCTGCGGTGAATCCGTGCCGTCCTCCGGCACTCCGTGAGTGCCTGGCGGCTCCTGGCGAGGAATGCACGAAGATCTCGGGCGCTGGCGAACTCCAGCTCGACGGCACCAGCCGTTCCATCCCGGAGCACGAGTACGTAACGTGGGTGCGTCCGGCAGTCCGGCTCACAATCGAAGTAGACCTCAACCGTAAACTGAGGCAGCACGGTCGCTCGCAGTGAGGCCAGCACGAGTCATCCCTCCATTACCACGGGCTGCTGCCCTTGGCGGTCTGCAGATCCTGCAGCTCAAACAGAACCCGGTCGACATTGGCCTCGTCCACAAAGCGCTGTTCACGGGAGCAGGCGTCCAGCAGGCAGTTGGTGCAGAGTGTGTTAATGACCCGGGGAAGCCCGCGGGACTCGGCGGCGATCTTCTGCAGCGCCTGTTCCGAGAAGATGTCGTGGTCGACGCCCGTCCGGCGCAGATGGTGCCGGATGTACGCGACGCTTTCTTCCTCGCTCAGCGGCCCCAGATGGTACCGCACCTGAACGCGCTGGGCGATGGCTTCGAAGGTGCGCAGGCGGAGCATGCCGCGCAGTTCGGACTGGCCCACCAGCAGAAAGGTCATGGGACAGGCCGAATCCAGGTGGAAGTTGAGCAGGAACCGCACTTCCTGCAGCATGGCGTGCGGCAGCAGATGGGCCTCGTCCAAGACGATGACGGGCTGCAGCCCGTGCAGCCGGTAGCCGTCCAGGATGGTCTGCTCAAACAGCCGGCGGGCCTCTCGGCTCAGGAAGTGGTAGGGTGCGGCGACACCGAGCTGGGTGAGCACGTCGCGGTAAAAGGCCGTGGGCGTGAGCTTGGAGTCGGCAATGTAGACAAACGGATTCCGGCTGCGATCCAGCAGGTCGTACAGGGTACGGATCGCAGTGGTCTTGCCGGATCCCACCTCACCGGTGATGAGGCCGAACGCCCGGTGGCGCACGCAGTACTGGAGCCTGGCCAGCAGCTCCTGGTGCTGTGCACACGGAAACAGGTCGGTGGTCGGGATCTCCTTGCTGAAGGGCAGGACGCGAAAGCCAAAGAACTCGGCCAGCACTCAGTTCTGGCCCCCCTTCGGCTGCGTCAGCCGGGTGTAAGCGGTCTCACCCAGCCGCCTCCGCCTTTCGGTGTCATGCTGCTTCTTGGCCAGCGTGAGGAAGTTCAGGCCGGTCTTGGGTGCTGCCGCAGCTGGTTCGGGTGCGGGGGATACCGACCGGTGCCGGGTACGGTGCAGCTTTAGCGGGACCGCGTCGGCAAAGCGCTTCCCCTCGTGCCAGACCTGGATCTGGCTGAGGTCGTACGGGTCGTAGCGAAGCGTGACCTTCCGGCGGGCCAGGGCCGGGTCGACCTCGTATTGGTTGCGGTAGAGCGAAAAGCAGCCCGTCTGGTCCACCACGCGCTCCTCCTCCCAGAGGAAGACCTCACGGAGTGCACTGGGGTCAATTCGCCGCAGCGGCTCCGTGTCGCCCTCAAACCGCTGCCGCGGCGTCTGCTTGGTCACGCCGTGCACCCGGTTGTGGTACGCCACCTCCAGCCAGGCCCAGAACAGCTCGTTGAGCTGCTCCAGGGTCGCAAGCTGGCCGGCGGCGATGAGTTGCTGTGCCTCCGGCAGAAAGCTCTTCTGTACGGTAAGGAAGAAACGCTCGATCTTCCCTCGCCCCTGCGGTCGATATGGCCGGGAATGGGTGAGGCGGATGCCCAGTCGGCCGCAGATGCGCGCCAGGTGCCGGGCGGAATAGATCGCCCCGTTGTCCACGTAGATACGACGGGGGAGACCGTAGCGCAGGATGGTGCGTTTCAGGCAGTCCTCCAGGCGGGGCAGTTTCTCCTCCCAGTACATCTGCCCGTAGACGATGCGGCTGTAGTCGTCGATGAAGGCGATGAGGTAGACCTTACGGGTCTTGCCGGGCCTGTCCGGATGCGGCAGGTTCAGGAGATGACACACGTCGCCCTGCCAGCAGTCGTTGCGGTGGGCCGCTTCAAAGCGCCGGAAGGTCGCCCTGCGCTTGCGGCTGAGCATAGCCTTGCGGCTGTAGCCCGCCCGCACCAGATGCTGCGACAGGGTGGATCGCCGGAGCAGCCCCGGTGGAACTACGCCGGCCTTCTCCAGGGTGTCAATGATCTGCTGCACGCTGCGCTCCGGCACTTCCCGCCTGGCAGCGATGGCGTGCTCCAGAATCTCCGGTGTGATGACACGGCCCTTGCGGGCGTCGTCCCGCACCTTGGGTTTCAGCCCGTCGAAGCCGGCCTGCCGGTAGGCGGCGATCCAACGCTCCAAGGTGCGAACGCTGACCCGGGTCTTGTCGCTGTGCGGAATCTGGTGGTGCTGGCGGGCGATTTGCTGCAGAATCCGCCGCCGTTCGAGCCGGGTCACATCCTCCGCCACAACCGGTGCGATGAGCTGCCACCGAAAAGCGGCAATCTCGTCGCGCTGCTGTTCGTCCATGGTGAGTCCCTCCCTTGCCAAGTTGGCGCCATTGTGGCACGCCAGCCTGCGGGAAGGCGACGGACAGACTCTGTGGTGTGCTAGAGGGAAGCCGTGCCTTCACCCAGCCGGTTCAGCGCAGCAAACACTCCGCCGTGTTCCTCCGGCCGCCGCCCCATCTGACGGCGGTACCAGTCCCCCACATCCAGCAGGAAGTGGAGCGTGGCGTCCGGACCTTCCCGCCGGGGGGTGAGGGCATCGAGGTCTGTGTCCGGCCAGAAGCGCAGAACCCGTTCGGCAAGGTACTGGCTCCACTCTCCGGCCAGCGCTCTCGCCCTGACAAGCCAGCGTCTGAGCGTCTTCTCCGAGAGCCAGCTGACCGTCGGGCTGCTCAGTCGCCGGGCCAGGGTGCTCCAGGGCAGCCCCCGCCGCACCCGCCCGCGAACCACGGCTTCTCGCACCAGCGTGATGAATCGGGCGTACGGTTTCAGAAAGTCAGGCAAGATGGCGCACGTCTTACGGCACCCTGGACACCACCAGCGGTAGATCGGGATGTACGCCTTCTGGTGCGCAGTAAAGACCCAGCGCCAGTACCGCCCATGCCGCCGCATTCGACCACCGCAACCTGGGCAGTGCAGGGGCAGGTCCGGCCCGCAAGTGCCATATTTGCGAAGATAGGTCTGGACGTTCTGACCCAGGGGAAGTAAGATACACATACACAGGTGCACTCCGCCCTGTGGGGAGAGCCTGCCCAGGTGGACCGCCAAGTCACAGGCCTGGGCAGGCTCTCATATTTGTCCCCTGTCGTACGAAAACGGAGAGGACAGCCCCTCTCCTGATAATTCTATCTTCAATATTCTCTGTCCTACACAAGCGCACGATGCTCAGCACATGTTGACAAATAATCCGGGCAACAACACGGACGCTGATTTTAACGTCTGGTTAACAATAAATGCTGCTAAATCGGCTAGTCCAACGAATCCCACGGAGAGAAGGTTCTTATTTGCCCCTTATCCGCGTTTTCTTTTCCGTGAACTCTCTATGACGGTCCACCTTCCGTCCCAATACAGCCGCCCATGCCTCGCCCTCCAACAGCCCTCGCCATCCCGGCGTGGCTGTTCCAATCTTTATCTCGCTTAGTACCCCCAGCAGCCGCTTCAGCCCGCCTACCGCCCACAGGCGTGTGGCGTCGTCCAGCGGGGCGTAGGTGGTCTCCGTGCATCCCGTGACCAGCCCCAGGGCCTGGATTCTCCCGTTGCCCAGGCCGAAGGGAGTTCACGAGAGACGTTTCTTCCCGACACGATGACTGGCCCGGCCGGGACCGCCTTCCCGGACTCGTCGATGTGCACGGCCTCACGCAAGTTCTTGTTGCCGCCCCTCAGGCTGATGACCGTCACAGGGCCAATATATCGGGCAGGAGCCACCGCCCGGTGAACCAGGGCCGGCCAGTTCTCCGGCAGCACGATGTGGAACCCTGTCGTCTGGTCATGGATGTTCACGGCGTAATTGATAAGCGGCAGGTCGTACACCTTGTCGTCTGCCTCCAAAGCATCCACATACTACAGTTCCGCCCCCGGCCAGGACAACTGACCCGTGTACCTGCCGTCCAGGTCCCGCGTGAACAACCTGCGAGGATCTGCCTGATTAATGGAAAACGCGCAAGTCGCTCTTGGCCACGTCCGCATGAGCCCCGCCCCTCCGGGTGATCGTGCCCGTGAACGTGTAAGTCTGGTCCGGGCCTCCTGGACTTGGGCACTAAGCACCTCGGAAATAACACGAAACAACGCGCCCGGGATCGTTTCCCAGGCGCGTGCCCCTCCCGCTCGGTCGGCGGTCTCCTTCACTCCCCCTCCCACTGCCCCCGATACATCCTCGCATACCTCCCCCCCAGGGCGAGCAACTCCGCGTGCCGCCCCTGCTCCACCACCTGTCCGTCCTCGATGTAGTAGATCCGGTCCGCGGACCGAATCGTGGACAGCCGGTGAGCGATGACGAACGCCGTCCGGCCCCGGAGCAGGGTCTGCAGGGCCTCCTGGATCACCGCCTCCGTGTGCGTGTCGATGTTCGACGTCGCCTCGTCCAGGATCAGCACCGCCGGGTCGGCGCACAAGGCCCGGGCGAAAGCGATCAGCTGCCGCTGACCCACCGACAACTTCGCCCCCCGCTCGTGCACCTCCGTGTCGTACCCCTTCTCCAGCCGCACGATGAAGTCGTGGGCGCCCACCGCGCGGGCGGCGGCCTCCACCTCCTCGTCGGTGGCGTCAGGCCGGCCATAGCGGATGTTGTCCCGGATCGTGCCCGAGAACAGGAAGGTGTCCTGCAGCACGATGCCCAGCTGCGACCGCCAGGACCGCTGCGTCACGGTGCTGAGATCCACCCCGTCCACCAGCACCTGCCCCTCCTGCGGCTCGTAGAACCGGGCGAGCAGGTTGATGACCGACGACTTCCCTGCGCCGGTCGGCCCCACCAGGGCGATGGTCTCCCCCGGCTCCGCCCGCAGATTGATCCCCTTCAGCACCACCTGGCCCGGCTCGTACCCGAACACCACGTCCCGGAACTCCACCCGGCCGGCGACCCGGGGCAGGTCGCGGGCGCCGGGCCGGTCCACGATCTCCGGCTGCTGATCCAGCAGCTCGGCGACCCGCTCGGCCGAGACCACCGCTGCCTGAAAGACGTTGAACACCTGCGACAGGTCGCGGATGGGCTGAAAGAACCGGTTCAGGTAGAGGATGAAGGCCGCGACCTGGCCCACGGTCACGTCCGCGGTGCCGCCCCGGAGCAGGATGCCGCCGTACCAGAGCACCAGCGTCACGCCGAAGGCCGACACCACCTCAATCGAGGGCATCATCGTCGCCCAGACCCGCACGGCCCCCAGGTTGGCCTGCCGCAGCCGCTCGTTGATGCCGTCGAACTGCGCCTGGTTGCGGGCCTCCCGCACGTACGCCTGCGTGACCCGGATGCCGGCGATGGCCTCCGCCAGGTGGGCGTTCATGTCCGCCGCCCGCCGGCGCTGGGCCATGAAGGCATCCCGCATCCAGCCCCGGAAAAGCCGCAGCACCAGCAGCAGGGTCGGGATGGTGATGAAGGAGACCAGGGCCAGCCGCCAGTTCATCCAGAGCATCGTGCCCATGATGGTGACCAGCACCATAGAGTCGGCGAACAGGCTCACCAGGCCCGAGGAGACCAGCTGGTTGATCGCGTCCACGTCGGACATCAGCCGGGACATGATGCGTCCGGTGGCCATGGAGTCGAAGAACCGGAAGGAGAGCCGCTGCAGGTGGCGGAACATCCGGTCCCGCAGATCGTAGATGATGGACTGGCCCACGTAGGAGACGATGTACGTCTGCCCGTAACTGGACCACCAGTTGAGCAGGGCGGTCGCCAGGAAGGCCAGGGCCACCAGGTCGAGTCCCGCGGGGTCGCGCTCGGCGACGAAGCGGTCGATCGCCACCTGCGTGAGGTACGGACCTACCAGCCCGGTGAGGGCGGTGGCCACCATGAGCAGGACGCCCGCGGCCAGCTTGGGCACGTACGGGCGGATCAGGGTGCCGAGCAGCCGGTAGATCCGGGGATCCACCTGGCTCAGCTTCACGTCGTAGTCGTCGAGCCGGAAGGCGCCGGGGCCGCCGCGCATCGCCACCTAGACCACCTCCTCGACGGGCCGGAGCTGAAGTTCGTAGATCCGCCGGTAGAGCCCGTCCCGCCGGATGAGCTCCTCATGGGTGCCTCGGGCGGCGATACGGCCGTCCTCCAGCACCAGCACCAGGTCGGCTTTCATGACCGTGGAGAGGCGCGAGGCGATGATGAAGGTGGTCCGGCCGCTCATCAGCCGGTCCAGGGCCTTCTGGATGTGACGCTCCGTGGCCACGTCCACCGCGGAGGTGGACTCGTCCAGGAGGAGGATCGGGGCGTCGGTGAGCAGGGCCCGGGCGATGGCGATGCGCTGCTTCTGTCCGCCGGAGAGCCCCACGCCCCGCTCGCCCACCACCGTGTCGTAGCCCTGGGGCAGGCTCAGGATGAAGTCGTGGATCTGCGCCGCCCGGGCCGCCGCCTCGATCTCCTCCTGGGTGGCGTCGGGCCGGCCGTAGGCGATGTTCTCCCGGAGCGTGGCCGAGAAGAGGAAGGTCTCCTGCGGCACGATCGCGATCTGCCGCCGGAGCGACGCAAGCGTCACGTCCCGCACGTCGACGCCGTCGATCAGCACCCGCCCCGCGGTGGGATCGTAGAAGCGGGGGATCAGGTGGAGCAGGGTGGACTTGCCGGAGCCGGTGAGCCCCAGCACCGCCACCTTCATGCCGGGGGCGACGTCGAGGTGGATGTCCTGCAGCACCGCCTCGCCGCCGGGGTAGCGGAAGGAGACGTCCTCGAAGGTGACCCGCCCGGCGACGCGGCGGGTGCCGTCGCCTCCGGCCGGATCCGCCCCATCCGGCGCAGCCGCCGTCGTGCCCTGCTCCGCCACCACCGCCTCCAAGTCCCTGGCACCCGGCCGGTCGGCGACCTCCACGGGCGTATCCAGCAGGGCGTAGATCCGCTGCAGGCTCGCGGCGGCACGGGTGAAATGGGAGATCGCCATTCCCAGCATCCGCACCGGGCCGGCCAGCTGGGTCACGTAGGCGTTGAAGGCAACCAGCGTGCCCACCGAGATGGCCCCGGTCATCGCCCGGCGGCCGCCGTACCAGAGCACCGCGACCGCGCCGACGGCGGTGAGGAAGTTCATGTAGTTGGTCCAGAAGGCGCTGACCCGGATCGCCCGCAGGTTCGCCGCCTGGAAGGCGTCGTTGGCGGTCCGGAACCGGGCGATCTCCCCCTCCTCCCGGGCGAAGGCCTTGACCACCCGCACGCCGGCGATGTTCTCCTGCAGTGAGGCCGAAAGCTCCGCCGTCCGGGCCTGGACGTCGCTCCAGGCGGCCCGCGATCCCGCCTGGAATCGGGCGATGGCGTGGACCAGGAGCGGCAGGAAGAGCAGCGACACGATGGCCAGCCGCCAGTCCATGAGGAACATGGCGACCACCACCGCGACGATGGTGCCCAGGTGCGTCAGCCCATTGACCAGAGCCATGCCGGCGGCCATCCGCACCGCGTCGACGTCGGCCGTCACCCGGGACATCAGCTCGCCGGTCTGCGCCCGGTCGTAGAAGGCCCAGGAAAGCCGCTGCAGGTGGCTGTAGACCTGCGCCCGCAACTGGGCGACGACCCGGGTGGAGACGATCTCCATCGTGTATCGCTGGCCGAAGCGCAGCCCGCCCTGCACCACGGCCACGGCGATCACGGCCAGGGCCCCGGGCACCAGATACTGCCACTCGCCGTTCTCCAGGACCAGGTCGGTGACGAACCGGATGATCTGCGGCTGCGCCGTGCCCAGCAACGAAACCAGCGCGATCTGGGTCAGGCTGAGCACGACGAGCGGCAGCCCCGGTCGGTACAGGGGCCAGAGCCGCTTCAGGATCTGCATGGGCCGCTCACCTCAAATAGGGGTTGAATACACCTAGGAGAAACTATCACCTAAGGTTGAGTGCCACCTACTCTGCACAGTCTTAGTATAGCCCCCTGGGAGAATGCTGGGCAATATGAATAACACACACAGCTGAATGTTGCGTAGATGAAGTGCCCCGCAAGGGAGTCCACGACCAGTCCTTGGCACATTGGCCAGCCGATCGGCACCCACGATGCGTTCAGGTATCGTCTGTCCCCGGCACGTCCCTCAGGTTGCATGGACATCGTGATCGTGGTATCATACGAACCAAAGAGCGCCTTCAGGGCAGGGTGAGGCGGCACTGCCGCCAATTCCCGACCGGCGGTGATGCTCCCCGCGGGGCGGAGGAGACGAGCGCCGCGAGCCCCGTGCGGCCTCAGGGCGGCACGGGTGCAGACTCCGGTGAGATCCCGGGGCCGACGGTACAGTCCGGATGGGAGAAGGCGAGAGAGGCAGCCCCGCGCGCGCGGGGAGGCTCTTTCTTGCTGTGCCCGCAACCCACACCCCGGAAGGCCTCCGGGGTGTTCTTGTTTGCCCCGGGGCGGGGGCGGGTTGTGGCCCTCCAGGCGCACATCAAGAAGGAGTGGATGGGAGATGCGCAACGAACGACTGCACCGGCTGGTCATGATCGGCATGCTGGGCGCCCTGGCCTTCCTGCTCATGTTCTTCGGCGAGATCTACGTACCGCCTTTCGCCGAGTTCCTGCGCTACGACC
The nucleotide sequence above comes from Symbiobacterium thermophilum IAM 14863. Encoded proteins:
- a CDS encoding ExeA family protein, with amino-acid sequence MLAEFFGFRVLPFSKEIPTTDLFPCAQHQELLARLQYCVRHRAFGLITGEVGSGKTTAIRTLYDLLDRSRNPFVYIADSKLTPTAFYRDVLTQLGVAAPYHFLSREARRLFEQTILDGYRLHGLQPVIVLDEAHLLPHAMLQEVRFLLNFHLDSACPMTFLLVGQSELRGMLRLRTFEAIAQRVQVRYHLGPLSEEESVAYIRHHLRRTGVDHDIFSEQALQKIAAESRGLPRVINTLCTNCLLDACSREQRFVDEANVDRVLFELQDLQTAKGSSPW
- a CDS encoding DDE-type integrase/transposase/recombinase, yielding MDEQQRDEIAAFRWQLIAPVVAEDVTRLERRRILQQIARQHHQIPHSDKTRVSVRTLERWIAAYRQAGFDGLKPKVRDDARKGRVITPEILEHAIAARREVPERSVQQIIDTLEKAGVVPPGLLRRSTLSQHLVRAGYSRKAMLSRKRRATFRRFEAAHRNDCWQGDVCHLLNLPHPDRPGKTRKVYLIAFIDDYSRIVYGQMYWEEKLPRLEDCLKRTILRYGLPRRIYVDNGAIYSARHLARICGRLGIRLTHSRPYRPQGRGKIERFFLTVQKSFLPEAQQLIAAGQLATLEQLNELFWAWLEVAYHNRVHGVTKQTPRQRFEGDTEPLRRIDPSALREVFLWEEERVVDQTGCFSLYRNQYEVDPALARRKVTLRYDPYDLSQIQVWHEGKRFADAVPLKLHRTRHRSVSPAPEPAAAAPKTGLNFLTLAKKQHDTERRRRLGETAYTRLTQPKGGQN
- a CDS encoding ABC transporter ATP-binding protein codes for the protein MQILKRLWPLYRPGLPLVVLSLTQIALVSLLGTAQPQIIRFVTDLVLENGEWQYLVPGALAVIAVAVVQGGLRFGQRYTMEIVSTRVVAQLRAQVYSHLQRLSWAFYDRAQTGELMSRVTADVDAVRMAAGMALVNGLTHLGTIVAVVVAMFLMDWRLAIVSLLFLPLLVHAIARFQAGSRAAWSDVQARTAELSASLQENIAGVRVVKAFAREEGEIARFRTANDAFQAANLRAIRVSAFWTNYMNFLTAVGAVAVLWYGGRRAMTGAISVGTLVAFNAYVTQLAGPVRMLGMAISHFTRAAASLQRIYALLDTPVEVADRPGARDLEAVVAEQGTTAAAPDGADPAGGDGTRRVAGRVTFEDVSFRYPGGEAVLQDIHLDVAPGMKVAVLGLTGSGKSTLLHLIPRFYDPTAGRVLIDGVDVRDVTLASLRRQIAIVPQETFLFSATLRENIAYGRPDATQEEIEAAARAAQIHDFILSLPQGYDTVVGERGVGLSGGQKQRIAIARALLTDAPILLLDESTSAVDVATERHIQKALDRLMSGRTTFIIASRLSTVMKADLVLVLEDGRIAARGTHEELIRRDGLYRRIYELQLRPVEEVV
- a CDS encoding sugar transferase encodes the protein MLLVAALAGAMVWRVGWPPPETNLQSLLVVAPITFMALPFVFFGFGLYLRKPARSIVRSALFAESALFLVALAAAFWFRGFSSPRSVLVVGFLIHFIAVIGWRWGLQKTKHARASRVTVVATRDEAVAVVEKLLYEPSGWYEIVRVIEPGQLLAEGDVALVGSDMVVAGPSIVGRTRLVLLETAVRAGARVFIMPELSDILMVGSVAGQIGDAPVFEIRPLMLTGRQLVGKRVLDLSLSIPLLIMLLPVMAAVALAIKLFSPGPVFFTQKRVGLNGKEFVLYKFRTMVVDAEKRTGPVLATANDPRITPIGEFLRATRLDELPQLINVVRGEMSLVGPRPERPYFVDQFCRELPDYDLRHLTPPGITGLAQVMGRYYTSAQDKLRFDLYYIRHYSIWLDLKILLLTLQAVISRESATGVEASPTPQRMRAERLVLDRSGRVP
- a CDS encoding ABC transporter ATP-binding protein, whose amino-acid sequence is MRGGPGAFRLDDYDVKLSQVDPRIYRLLGTLIRPYVPKLAAGVLLMVATALTGLVGPYLTQVAIDRFVAERDPAGLDLVALAFLATALLNWWSSYGQTYIVSYVGQSIIYDLRDRMFRHLQRLSFRFFDSMATGRIMSRLMSDVDAINQLVSSGLVSLFADSMVLVTIMGTMLWMNWRLALVSFITIPTLLLVLRLFRGWMRDAFMAQRRRAADMNAHLAEAIAGIRVTQAYVREARNQAQFDGINERLRQANLGAVRVWATMMPSIEVVSAFGVTLVLWYGGILLRGGTADVTVGQVAAFILYLNRFFQPIRDLSQVFNVFQAAVVSAERVAELLDQQPEIVDRPGARDLPRVAGRVEFRDVVFGYEPGQVVLKGINLRAEPGETIALVGPTGAGKSSVINLLARFYEPQEGQVLVDGVDLSTVTQRSWRSQLGIVLQDTFLFSGTIRDNIRYGRPDATDEEVEAAARAVGAHDFIVRLEKGYDTEVHERGAKLSVGQRQLIAFARALCADPAVLILDEATSNIDTHTEAVIQEALQTLLRGRTAFVIAHRLSTIRSADRIYYIEDGQVVEQGRHAELLALGGRYARMYRGQWEGE
- a CDS encoding DUF6431 domain-containing protein translates to MCILLPLGQNVQTYLRKYGTCGPDLPLHCPGCGGRMRRHGRYWRWVFTAHQKAYIPIYRWWCPGCRKTCAILPDFLKPYARFITLVREAVVRGRVRRGLPWSTLARRLSSPTVSWLSEKTLRRWLVRARALAGEWSQYLAERVLRFWPDTDLDALTPRREGPDATLHFLLDVGDWYRRQMGRRPEEHGGVFAALNRLGEGTASL